Proteins from one Rosa chinensis cultivar Old Blush chromosome 7, RchiOBHm-V2, whole genome shotgun sequence genomic window:
- the LOC112175444 gene encoding putative receptor-like protein kinase At4g00960 isoform X4 yields the protein MVAFNGRKNSLHRSPGVTGMDSVVPTADVALTMLICLSVTVCQDGDGFIKVARVKYPDTSTAASLKSGMSDKECEQECLRNCSCTAYLSTENEGIVDCLTWYDDLMDILVYTKLGQDLFVRVNATVLAANAGRSQGFLERRGMLAIPILSSVLALVLIIILAWKWRKKNRNTRGIDFVEAEELEETQRHPELQFFDLDTIIAATDHFSRVNELGHGGFGSVYKGQLANEQKVAVKRLSKTSGQGIEEFKNEVALIARLQHRNLVKLLGCCIKGEERMLVLEYMPNKSLDSFLFDKTRRSFLDWEKRFEIINGIARGILYLHQDSRLRIIHRDLKTSNVLLDDEMNPKISDFGMARIFHGDQLQDKTSRIVGTYGYMSPEYAVFGRFSTKSDVFSFGIIMLEIVSGQKNSGSDLEDPSVNLIGRVWELWREGRALDIVDSTLKSCQPNEVLRCIQVALLCVQEDSKDRPAMSAIVFMLSGEASPSLPKQPAFVYRRNFGTDVDPLLSNRSSSINDLTVTTMEARQ from the exons ATGGTGGCCTTCAATGGAAGGAAGAATTCTCTGCACCGAAGTCCCGGTGTGACAGGTATGGACAGTGTGGTGCCAACAGCAGATGTAGCCCTGACAATGTTAATCTGTTTGAGTGTGACTGTTTGCCAGG ATGGAGACGGGTTTATAAAGGTGGCAAGAGTTAAATATCCAGACACATCAACAGCAGCATCGTTAAAATCAGGTATGAGCGACAAAGAGTGTGAGCAGGAGTGCCTAAGAAATTGTTCTTGCACTGCATATTTGAGCACTGAAAATGAAGGGATTGTTGATTGCTTGACATGGTATGATGACTTGATGGACATTTTAGTGTACACAAAGCTTGGACAAGATCTCTTCGTTCGTGTGAATGCTACCGTGTTAG CGGCAAATGCCGGAAGATCACAAGGTTTCTTGGAAAGGAGGGGTATGCTGGCTATTCCAATACTGTCTTCTGTGCTTGCATTGGTACTAATCATAATACTTGCATGGAAGTGGCGTAAGAAGAACAGGAACACAAGAG GCATAGACTTTGTGGAGGCAGAGGAGCTAGAGGAAACTCAGAGACACCCTGAATTGCAATTTTTCGATCTTGACACAATAATAGCAGCCACAGACCACTTCTCTCGTGTCAATGAACTTGGCCACGGTGGCTTTGGCTCTGTTTATAAG GGTCAGCTAGCAAATGAACAGAAGGTTGCTGTGAAAAGATTGTCCAAAACTTCAGGACAAGGGATCGAAGAATTTAAGAATGAAGTTGCACTTATAGCAAGACTTCAACACAGGAACCTTGTGAAACTTTTAGGCTGTTGTATAAAGGGAGAAGAAAGGATGTTAGTGCTAGAATACATGCCTAACAAAAGCTTGGACTCCTTTCTTTTTG ATAAGACAAGACGGTCCTTCTTGGATTGGGAAAAGCGTTTTGAAATTATCAACGGGATTGCGCGTGGGATACTATATCTTCACCAAGACTCAAGATTGAGGATTATCCATAGAGATCTAAAAACTAGTAATGTTCTACTAGATGATGAGATGAACCcaaaaatttctgattttggcaTGGCTAGAATATTCCATGGGGACCAACTGCAAGATAAGACGAGCCGAATTGTCGGAACATA TGGCTACATGTCACCGGAGTACGCAGTCTTTGGGAGATTTTCCACAAAATCTGATGTCTTTAGTTTTGGGATCATAATGTTGGAGATTGTAAGTGGCCAGAAAAACAGTGGCTCTGATCTGGAGGATCCTTCTGTGAACTTAATAGGACGT GTTTGGGAGCTCTGGAGAGAAGGCAGAGCCTTGGATATTGTGGATTCAACACTGAAGTCATGTCAGCCTAATGAAGTCCTTAGATGCATACAAGTTGCGCTCTTGTGTGTACAAGAAGATTCAAAGGACCGACCTGCCATGTCAGCCATTGTTTTCATGTTGAGTGGTGAAGCATCTCCTTCACTGCCTAAGCAGCCGGCATTTGTTTACAGAAGAAATTTCGGCACTGATGTTGATCCATTACTTTCAAATAGATCTTCTTCTATAAATGACTTGACAGTAACTACAATGGAAGCTCGACAATGA
- the LOC112175444 gene encoding G-type lectin S-receptor-like serine/threonine-protein kinase RKS1 isoform X1: protein MESTPIWSIYVSRSVQNVNTSTSSAQLLDTGNLVVFQDDKNEIFIWQSFDHPIDTLIPGMKVGVNWKTGLEWVLTSWKSQDDPGTGDYTYRLSSDHNAFPQFFMYKGLSKYWRSDPGPAPTLVTNQDETYYFINETNAITRITVTDPALERLTWDNGGLQWKEEFSAPKSRCDRYGQCGANSRCSPDNVNLFECDCLPGYVPNSISDWNQKNGSGGCVSNRLGLLNCGDGDGFIKVARVKYPDTSTAASLKSGMSDKECEQECLRNCSCTAYLSTENEGIVDCLTWYDDLMDILVYTKLGQDLFVRVNATVLAANAGRSQGFLERRGMLAIPILSSVLALVLIIILAWKWRKKNRNTRGIDFVEAEELEETQRHPELQFFDLDTIIAATDHFSRVNELGHGGFGSVYKGQLANEQKVAVKRLSKTSGQGIEEFKNEVALIARLQHRNLVKLLGCCIKGEERMLVLEYMPNKSLDSFLFDKTRRSFLDWEKRFEIINGIARGILYLHQDSRLRIIHRDLKTSNVLLDDEMNPKISDFGMARIFHGDQLQDKTSRIVGTYGYMSPEYAVFGRFSTKSDVFSFGIIMLEIVSGQKNSGSDLEDPSVNLIGRVWELWREGRALDIVDSTLKSCQPNEVLRCIQVALLCVQEDSKDRPAMSAIVFMLSGEASPSLPKQPAFVYRRNFGTDVDPLLSNRSSSINDLTVTTMEARQ from the exons ATGGAGAGCACTCCTATTTGGTCTATTTATGTGTCGCGGTCGGTTCAAAATGTTAACACAAGCACTTCATCTGCACAGCTTTTAGATACAGGAAATTTAGTTGTGTTCCAGGATGATAAAAATGAAATCTTTATATGGCAAAGTTTTGATCATCCTATAGATACTTTAattccaggtatgaaagttggggTGAATTGGAAAACTGGGCTAGAATGGGTTTTAACATCTTGGAAGTCACAAGATGACCCTGGAACTGGGGACTATACCTATAGGCTAAGTTCAGATCATAATGCATTTCCCCAATTTTTTATGTATAAAGGTTTGAGTAAGTATTGGCGAAGTGATCCAGGCCCAGCGCCTACTTTGGTCACTAATCAAGATGAAACTTATTATTTCATTAATGAAACCAATGCAATTACAAGAATAACAGTGACTGATCCTGCCTTAGAGCGGCTTACGTGGGATAATGGTGGCCTTCAATGGAAGGAAGAATTCTCTGCACCGAAGTCCCGGTGTGACAGGTATGGACAGTGTGGTGCCAACAGCAGATGTAGCCCTGACAATGTTAATCTGTTTGAGTGTGACTGTTTGCCAGGGTATGTGCCTAATTCTATAAGTGATTGGAATCAGAAAAATGGTTCAGGTGGATGTGTGAGTAATCGACTTGGTTTGTTGAATTGTGGAGATGGAGACGGGTTTATAAAGGTGGCAAGAGTTAAATATCCAGACACATCAACAGCAGCATCGTTAAAATCAGGTATGAGCGACAAAGAGTGTGAGCAGGAGTGCCTAAGAAATTGTTCTTGCACTGCATATTTGAGCACTGAAAATGAAGGGATTGTTGATTGCTTGACATGGTATGATGACTTGATGGACATTTTAGTGTACACAAAGCTTGGACAAGATCTCTTCGTTCGTGTGAATGCTACCGTGTTAG CGGCAAATGCCGGAAGATCACAAGGTTTCTTGGAAAGGAGGGGTATGCTGGCTATTCCAATACTGTCTTCTGTGCTTGCATTGGTACTAATCATAATACTTGCATGGAAGTGGCGTAAGAAGAACAGGAACACAAGAG GCATAGACTTTGTGGAGGCAGAGGAGCTAGAGGAAACTCAGAGACACCCTGAATTGCAATTTTTCGATCTTGACACAATAATAGCAGCCACAGACCACTTCTCTCGTGTCAATGAACTTGGCCACGGTGGCTTTGGCTCTGTTTATAAG GGTCAGCTAGCAAATGAACAGAAGGTTGCTGTGAAAAGATTGTCCAAAACTTCAGGACAAGGGATCGAAGAATTTAAGAATGAAGTTGCACTTATAGCAAGACTTCAACACAGGAACCTTGTGAAACTTTTAGGCTGTTGTATAAAGGGAGAAGAAAGGATGTTAGTGCTAGAATACATGCCTAACAAAAGCTTGGACTCCTTTCTTTTTG ATAAGACAAGACGGTCCTTCTTGGATTGGGAAAAGCGTTTTGAAATTATCAACGGGATTGCGCGTGGGATACTATATCTTCACCAAGACTCAAGATTGAGGATTATCCATAGAGATCTAAAAACTAGTAATGTTCTACTAGATGATGAGATGAACCcaaaaatttctgattttggcaTGGCTAGAATATTCCATGGGGACCAACTGCAAGATAAGACGAGCCGAATTGTCGGAACATA TGGCTACATGTCACCGGAGTACGCAGTCTTTGGGAGATTTTCCACAAAATCTGATGTCTTTAGTTTTGGGATCATAATGTTGGAGATTGTAAGTGGCCAGAAAAACAGTGGCTCTGATCTGGAGGATCCTTCTGTGAACTTAATAGGACGT GTTTGGGAGCTCTGGAGAGAAGGCAGAGCCTTGGATATTGTGGATTCAACACTGAAGTCATGTCAGCCTAATGAAGTCCTTAGATGCATACAAGTTGCGCTCTTGTGTGTACAAGAAGATTCAAAGGACCGACCTGCCATGTCAGCCATTGTTTTCATGTTGAGTGGTGAAGCATCTCCTTCACTGCCTAAGCAGCCGGCATTTGTTTACAGAAGAAATTTCGGCACTGATGTTGATCCATTACTTTCAAATAGATCTTCTTCTATAAATGACTTGACAGTAACTACAATGGAAGCTCGACAATGA
- the LOC112175444 gene encoding G-type lectin S-receptor-like serine/threonine-protein kinase RKS1 isoform X2: protein MESTPIWSIYVSRSVQNVNTSTSSAQLLDTGNLVVFQDDKNEIFIWQSFDHPIDTLIPGMKVGVNWKTGLEWVLTSWKSQDDPGTGDYTYRLSSDHNAFPQFFMYKGLSKYWRSDPGPAPTLVTNQDETYYFINETNAITRITVTDPALERLTWDNGGLQWKEEFSAPKSRCDRYGQCGANSRCSPDNVNLFECDCLPGYVPNSISDWNQKNGSGGCVSNRLGLLNCGDGDGFIKVARVKYPDTSTAASLKSGMSDKECEQECLRNCSCTAYLSTENEGIVDCLTWYDDLMDILVYTKLGQDLFVRVNATVLAANAGRSQGFLERRGMLAIPILSSVLALVLIIILAWKWRKKNRNTRDFVEAEELEETQRHPELQFFDLDTIIAATDHFSRVNELGHGGFGSVYKGQLANEQKVAVKRLSKTSGQGIEEFKNEVALIARLQHRNLVKLLGCCIKGEERMLVLEYMPNKSLDSFLFDKTRRSFLDWEKRFEIINGIARGILYLHQDSRLRIIHRDLKTSNVLLDDEMNPKISDFGMARIFHGDQLQDKTSRIVGTYGYMSPEYAVFGRFSTKSDVFSFGIIMLEIVSGQKNSGSDLEDPSVNLIGRVWELWREGRALDIVDSTLKSCQPNEVLRCIQVALLCVQEDSKDRPAMSAIVFMLSGEASPSLPKQPAFVYRRNFGTDVDPLLSNRSSSINDLTVTTMEARQ, encoded by the exons ATGGAGAGCACTCCTATTTGGTCTATTTATGTGTCGCGGTCGGTTCAAAATGTTAACACAAGCACTTCATCTGCACAGCTTTTAGATACAGGAAATTTAGTTGTGTTCCAGGATGATAAAAATGAAATCTTTATATGGCAAAGTTTTGATCATCCTATAGATACTTTAattccaggtatgaaagttggggTGAATTGGAAAACTGGGCTAGAATGGGTTTTAACATCTTGGAAGTCACAAGATGACCCTGGAACTGGGGACTATACCTATAGGCTAAGTTCAGATCATAATGCATTTCCCCAATTTTTTATGTATAAAGGTTTGAGTAAGTATTGGCGAAGTGATCCAGGCCCAGCGCCTACTTTGGTCACTAATCAAGATGAAACTTATTATTTCATTAATGAAACCAATGCAATTACAAGAATAACAGTGACTGATCCTGCCTTAGAGCGGCTTACGTGGGATAATGGTGGCCTTCAATGGAAGGAAGAATTCTCTGCACCGAAGTCCCGGTGTGACAGGTATGGACAGTGTGGTGCCAACAGCAGATGTAGCCCTGACAATGTTAATCTGTTTGAGTGTGACTGTTTGCCAGGGTATGTGCCTAATTCTATAAGTGATTGGAATCAGAAAAATGGTTCAGGTGGATGTGTGAGTAATCGACTTGGTTTGTTGAATTGTGGAGATGGAGACGGGTTTATAAAGGTGGCAAGAGTTAAATATCCAGACACATCAACAGCAGCATCGTTAAAATCAGGTATGAGCGACAAAGAGTGTGAGCAGGAGTGCCTAAGAAATTGTTCTTGCACTGCATATTTGAGCACTGAAAATGAAGGGATTGTTGATTGCTTGACATGGTATGATGACTTGATGGACATTTTAGTGTACACAAAGCTTGGACAAGATCTCTTCGTTCGTGTGAATGCTACCGTGTTAG CGGCAAATGCCGGAAGATCACAAGGTTTCTTGGAAAGGAGGGGTATGCTGGCTATTCCAATACTGTCTTCTGTGCTTGCATTGGTACTAATCATAATACTTGCATGGAAGTGGCGTAAGAAGAACAGGAACACAAGAG ACTTTGTGGAGGCAGAGGAGCTAGAGGAAACTCAGAGACACCCTGAATTGCAATTTTTCGATCTTGACACAATAATAGCAGCCACAGACCACTTCTCTCGTGTCAATGAACTTGGCCACGGTGGCTTTGGCTCTGTTTATAAG GGTCAGCTAGCAAATGAACAGAAGGTTGCTGTGAAAAGATTGTCCAAAACTTCAGGACAAGGGATCGAAGAATTTAAGAATGAAGTTGCACTTATAGCAAGACTTCAACACAGGAACCTTGTGAAACTTTTAGGCTGTTGTATAAAGGGAGAAGAAAGGATGTTAGTGCTAGAATACATGCCTAACAAAAGCTTGGACTCCTTTCTTTTTG ATAAGACAAGACGGTCCTTCTTGGATTGGGAAAAGCGTTTTGAAATTATCAACGGGATTGCGCGTGGGATACTATATCTTCACCAAGACTCAAGATTGAGGATTATCCATAGAGATCTAAAAACTAGTAATGTTCTACTAGATGATGAGATGAACCcaaaaatttctgattttggcaTGGCTAGAATATTCCATGGGGACCAACTGCAAGATAAGACGAGCCGAATTGTCGGAACATA TGGCTACATGTCACCGGAGTACGCAGTCTTTGGGAGATTTTCCACAAAATCTGATGTCTTTAGTTTTGGGATCATAATGTTGGAGATTGTAAGTGGCCAGAAAAACAGTGGCTCTGATCTGGAGGATCCTTCTGTGAACTTAATAGGACGT GTTTGGGAGCTCTGGAGAGAAGGCAGAGCCTTGGATATTGTGGATTCAACACTGAAGTCATGTCAGCCTAATGAAGTCCTTAGATGCATACAAGTTGCGCTCTTGTGTGTACAAGAAGATTCAAAGGACCGACCTGCCATGTCAGCCATTGTTTTCATGTTGAGTGGTGAAGCATCTCCTTCACTGCCTAAGCAGCCGGCATTTGTTTACAGAAGAAATTTCGGCACTGATGTTGATCCATTACTTTCAAATAGATCTTCTTCTATAAATGACTTGACAGTAACTACAATGGAAGCTCGACAATGA
- the LOC112175444 gene encoding putative receptor-like protein kinase At4g00960 isoform X3 — protein MKVGVNWKTGLEWVLTSWKSQDDPGTGDYTYRLSSDHNAFPQFFMYKGLSKYWRSDPGPAPTLVTNQDETYYFINETNAITRITVTDPALERLTWDNGGLQWKEEFSAPKSRCDRYGQCGANSRCSPDNVNLFECDCLPGYVPNSISDWNQKNGSGGCVSNRLGLLNCGDGDGFIKVARVKYPDTSTAASLKSGMSDKECEQECLRNCSCTAYLSTENEGIVDCLTWYDDLMDILVYTKLGQDLFVRVNATVLAANAGRSQGFLERRGMLAIPILSSVLALVLIIILAWKWRKKNRNTRGIDFVEAEELEETQRHPELQFFDLDTIIAATDHFSRVNELGHGGFGSVYKGQLANEQKVAVKRLSKTSGQGIEEFKNEVALIARLQHRNLVKLLGCCIKGEERMLVLEYMPNKSLDSFLFDKTRRSFLDWEKRFEIINGIARGILYLHQDSRLRIIHRDLKTSNVLLDDEMNPKISDFGMARIFHGDQLQDKTSRIVGTYGYMSPEYAVFGRFSTKSDVFSFGIIMLEIVSGQKNSGSDLEDPSVNLIGRVWELWREGRALDIVDSTLKSCQPNEVLRCIQVALLCVQEDSKDRPAMSAIVFMLSGEASPSLPKQPAFVYRRNFGTDVDPLLSNRSSSINDLTVTTMEARQ, from the exons atgaaagttggggTGAATTGGAAAACTGGGCTAGAATGGGTTTTAACATCTTGGAAGTCACAAGATGACCCTGGAACTGGGGACTATACCTATAGGCTAAGTTCAGATCATAATGCATTTCCCCAATTTTTTATGTATAAAGGTTTGAGTAAGTATTGGCGAAGTGATCCAGGCCCAGCGCCTACTTTGGTCACTAATCAAGATGAAACTTATTATTTCATTAATGAAACCAATGCAATTACAAGAATAACAGTGACTGATCCTGCCTTAGAGCGGCTTACGTGGGATAATGGTGGCCTTCAATGGAAGGAAGAATTCTCTGCACCGAAGTCCCGGTGTGACAGGTATGGACAGTGTGGTGCCAACAGCAGATGTAGCCCTGACAATGTTAATCTGTTTGAGTGTGACTGTTTGCCAGGGTATGTGCCTAATTCTATAAGTGATTGGAATCAGAAAAATGGTTCAGGTGGATGTGTGAGTAATCGACTTGGTTTGTTGAATTGTGGAGATGGAGACGGGTTTATAAAGGTGGCAAGAGTTAAATATCCAGACACATCAACAGCAGCATCGTTAAAATCAGGTATGAGCGACAAAGAGTGTGAGCAGGAGTGCCTAAGAAATTGTTCTTGCACTGCATATTTGAGCACTGAAAATGAAGGGATTGTTGATTGCTTGACATGGTATGATGACTTGATGGACATTTTAGTGTACACAAAGCTTGGACAAGATCTCTTCGTTCGTGTGAATGCTACCGTGTTAG CGGCAAATGCCGGAAGATCACAAGGTTTCTTGGAAAGGAGGGGTATGCTGGCTATTCCAATACTGTCTTCTGTGCTTGCATTGGTACTAATCATAATACTTGCATGGAAGTGGCGTAAGAAGAACAGGAACACAAGAG GCATAGACTTTGTGGAGGCAGAGGAGCTAGAGGAAACTCAGAGACACCCTGAATTGCAATTTTTCGATCTTGACACAATAATAGCAGCCACAGACCACTTCTCTCGTGTCAATGAACTTGGCCACGGTGGCTTTGGCTCTGTTTATAAG GGTCAGCTAGCAAATGAACAGAAGGTTGCTGTGAAAAGATTGTCCAAAACTTCAGGACAAGGGATCGAAGAATTTAAGAATGAAGTTGCACTTATAGCAAGACTTCAACACAGGAACCTTGTGAAACTTTTAGGCTGTTGTATAAAGGGAGAAGAAAGGATGTTAGTGCTAGAATACATGCCTAACAAAAGCTTGGACTCCTTTCTTTTTG ATAAGACAAGACGGTCCTTCTTGGATTGGGAAAAGCGTTTTGAAATTATCAACGGGATTGCGCGTGGGATACTATATCTTCACCAAGACTCAAGATTGAGGATTATCCATAGAGATCTAAAAACTAGTAATGTTCTACTAGATGATGAGATGAACCcaaaaatttctgattttggcaTGGCTAGAATATTCCATGGGGACCAACTGCAAGATAAGACGAGCCGAATTGTCGGAACATA TGGCTACATGTCACCGGAGTACGCAGTCTTTGGGAGATTTTCCACAAAATCTGATGTCTTTAGTTTTGGGATCATAATGTTGGAGATTGTAAGTGGCCAGAAAAACAGTGGCTCTGATCTGGAGGATCCTTCTGTGAACTTAATAGGACGT GTTTGGGAGCTCTGGAGAGAAGGCAGAGCCTTGGATATTGTGGATTCAACACTGAAGTCATGTCAGCCTAATGAAGTCCTTAGATGCATACAAGTTGCGCTCTTGTGTGTACAAGAAGATTCAAAGGACCGACCTGCCATGTCAGCCATTGTTTTCATGTTGAGTGGTGAAGCATCTCCTTCACTGCCTAAGCAGCCGGCATTTGTTTACAGAAGAAATTTCGGCACTGATGTTGATCCATTACTTTCAAATAGATCTTCTTCTATAAATGACTTGACAGTAACTACAATGGAAGCTCGACAATGA